In Neorhodopirellula lusitana, one genomic interval encodes:
- a CDS encoding helix-turn-helix domain-containing protein — protein MPRGSYKIRAKRKQLGLSQVHLAARADLAVRTVQFVEGGKEQVTLQTIKRIAGALELELQDAICDDDAIQDDRFESLPWSFSKFIQERVVPGADSICESREHAIKVIRQMRESWKVHLDSTQSYDNQNVFGAAEEMLSGAMDDYIDRYLEIWDRLPSTLQLATEGDSIYGASVVLPVTDDAFERLQDGEITFMDIGADDILDQSQNIVLDSVVEFTGTGNPAWHKVSANLSYVVLCQIASHSVSPVCDTFRMVSFGASPLNMKRLLSSGFQMNGSVMPTYEYPLCTFSVRDHLPSKDYIASSTTAHFAHLVKSYSLSKFAARSRRRVITNTLGVLKNLTVSAQYSGHAAGAGRFSQLSRRLSGWPAVSSQDAGIARPAEGLQVRADAPSSPRSKLALSSTSPQTAREIDETEARSQPLTQSLHEAG, from the coding sequence ATGCCACGCGGAAGCTACAAGATACGCGCGAAACGTAAGCAACTTGGTTTGTCTCAGGTTCACCTTGCTGCTCGCGCTGATTTAGCTGTCCGCACGGTGCAGTTTGTCGAGGGTGGTAAGGAGCAAGTCACTCTGCAAACGATCAAACGGATCGCCGGGGCGTTGGAGCTCGAGTTACAGGACGCCATCTGTGATGATGACGCGATTCAGGATGATCGCTTTGAATCGCTGCCGTGGTCGTTTTCTAAGTTCATCCAGGAACGGGTGGTGCCTGGTGCCGACTCGATTTGTGAGAGCCGGGAGCATGCGATCAAAGTGATTCGCCAGATGCGTGAAAGTTGGAAGGTGCATCTCGACAGCACGCAGTCCTACGACAATCAGAACGTGTTCGGGGCTGCAGAAGAGATGCTCAGCGGTGCGATGGATGACTACATCGATCGCTATCTGGAAATATGGGATCGGTTGCCGTCAACGCTTCAGTTGGCTACTGAAGGCGACAGCATTTACGGTGCTAGCGTGGTGTTACCGGTCACCGATGATGCTTTCGAGCGTCTTCAGGATGGTGAAATAACGTTCATGGATATCGGCGCGGATGATATCTTGGACCAGAGCCAGAACATCGTGCTGGACTCTGTGGTCGAGTTCACCGGAACGGGGAATCCCGCTTGGCACAAAGTCAGCGCCAATTTGTCATACGTTGTGTTATGCCAGATCGCTTCGCATTCGGTTTCCCCGGTGTGCGATACCTTTCGCATGGTTTCGTTCGGCGCTAGCCCATTGAATATGAAGCGTCTGTTGTCGTCGGGGTTCCAGATGAACGGGAGTGTGATGCCCACTTATGAGTATCCGCTGTGCACGTTTTCGGTGCGAGATCACCTTCCATCGAAGGATTACATCGCTTCGTCAACGACGGCACACTTCGCTCATTTGGTGAAGTCTTACTCGCTATCAAAATTCGCGGCTCGAAGTCGTCGACGGGTGATCACGAATACACTCGGGGTGCTGAAGAATTTGACGGTGTCGGCGCAGTACTCCGGACATGCGGCGGGGGCTGGTCGTTTCTCCCAATTGTCACGGCGACTTTCGGGGTGGCCCGCGGTTTCTTCCCAGGATGCGGGGATCGCTCGGCCCGCGGAAGGGTTGCAAGTTCGCGCAGACGCTCCGAGCAGTCCTCGCTCCAAATTGGCTTTATCATCCACGAGCCCCCAAACCGCTCGTGAAATTGATGAAACGGAAGCTCGTTCGCAGCCATTGACGCAATCCCTTCACGAAGCTGGATGA
- a CDS encoding DUF1571 domain-containing protein translates to MKNLDVRLLVIPLVGAVLVSVLAIGGGHLSAPVHALSEEVADVVTVGEERQPVPMSEMLELAQEALRQTVLNVDDYTARLIKQEQDRGGVLQPPSEAFIKVLTRHPGGKPGGPLKVYMRFDSPANIQGREVIWVENENDGKLQVREAGMIGSMMTVPLEPDSFLAMRGQRYPITELGLTRLLEKLIQRGGVDREDPDVQVFKTEGHVFDGRERTLLQIERSQPSGREGDFSLAELVLDRQKNLVVRFRSFGWPESETDSPPIIESYEYRDLKINVGLTRDDFSTSNPDYTFAK, encoded by the coding sequence ATGAAAAACCTCGACGTTCGGTTGCTCGTGATACCACTGGTCGGAGCCGTTTTAGTTAGCGTCCTTGCCATCGGCGGAGGACATTTATCGGCACCGGTTCACGCTCTTTCAGAAGAGGTAGCGGACGTTGTTACCGTCGGCGAAGAACGACAGCCAGTCCCAATGTCGGAAATGCTTGAGCTGGCCCAAGAGGCGTTGCGGCAGACGGTGCTGAACGTGGATGACTACACGGCTCGGTTGATTAAACAGGAACAGGATCGCGGTGGCGTGCTGCAACCTCCGTCCGAGGCGTTCATCAAGGTGCTGACTCGGCACCCGGGTGGAAAGCCTGGCGGGCCCTTGAAGGTCTACATGCGGTTTGATTCGCCGGCAAACATCCAGGGGCGAGAAGTGATTTGGGTTGAAAACGAGAACGATGGAAAGTTGCAGGTCCGCGAGGCGGGGATGATCGGCAGCATGATGACCGTGCCGCTTGAGCCCGATAGCTTTCTTGCCATGCGAGGACAGCGATATCCAATTACCGAGTTGGGTCTAACTCGGTTGTTGGAAAAGCTGATCCAGCGAGGCGGTGTCGACCGTGAGGATCCAGACGTGCAGGTCTTTAAGACAGAGGGGCATGTGTTCGATGGTCGTGAGCGAACGCTATTGCAAATCGAGCGGAGCCAACCGAGTGGCCGGGAAGGCGATTTTTCATTGGCGGAATTGGTCCTCGATCGCCAGAAAAATCTTGTAGTTCGGTTCCGAAGCTTCGGTTGGCCGGAAAGCGAAACTGATTCGCCGCCGATCATTGAGTCGTATGAGTATCGCGATTTGAAGATCAATGTAGGCCTGACCCGGGATGACTTTTCAACGTCCAACCCGGATTACACGTTTGCGAAATAG
- a CDS encoding class I SAM-dependent DNA methyltransferase — MTVYRWKNYDRYKSEVNQVREYYDAVHRCHRLALESLLPDQAETALDIACGHGESTCILEPFAKNIVGVDSSEDLIDIAKQQNKHAATDYVCTPFSEFEAPEQSFDIISSAWYLNHVLTIEELESAIGKVARLLKRGGGIAFVVPGNSFTTRRIQEIARRDFQWRQAWTHERPESTEGVFSFDGNWIQTRVWQPFFLMKFMSEWFDIHAWDVKGTLVTEGLLQNLVCEPPFEVLYGYRR; from the coding sequence ATGACTGTTTACCGCTGGAAGAATTACGATCGTTACAAGTCTGAGGTGAATCAAGTGCGTGAGTACTACGATGCCGTTCACCGTTGTCACCGCCTGGCGTTGGAAAGCCTCCTTCCCGACCAAGCGGAAACGGCTTTGGACATTGCCTGCGGTCACGGCGAATCAACCTGCATTCTAGAACCGTTCGCGAAGAACATCGTGGGCGTCGACAGTTCCGAGGACCTGATCGACATCGCCAAGCAACAGAACAAACACGCCGCGACGGACTACGTCTGCACCCCGTTCAGTGAGTTCGAAGCACCTGAACAATCCTTTGACATCATCAGCTCGGCTTGGTACTTGAACCATGTGTTGACGATCGAAGAATTGGAATCCGCGATCGGCAAAGTGGCTCGGTTGCTGAAGCGTGGTGGCGGAATTGCGTTTGTCGTCCCTGGCAATTCCTTCACAACACGACGTATCCAAGAGATCGCACGACGCGACTTTCAATGGCGACAAGCCTGGACACATGAACGTCCCGAATCGACCGAAGGCGTCTTTTCGTTCGACGGCAATTGGATTCAAACACGGGTCTGGCAACCCTTCTTCTTGATGAAGTTCATGAGCGAGTGGTTTGACATTCACGCGTGGGATGTCAAAGGCACGTTGGTGACCGAAGGCTTGCTGCAAAACTTGGTTTGCGAGCCGCCTTTCGAGGTTCTCTACGGGTATCGCCGATGA
- a CDS encoding N-acyl amino acid synthase FeeM domain-containing protein → MPVCAVAEASRSHIKTLCLNESQDLKIVRVFGTVNDVFTQLRKVRGGTDSSPCEFDFDSYSYHYGLFVNDQAVGTMTVTRAADGIIDCEDLYPGDAIQRYRQVLASPCKFRINSGMHSTLRTLRLMLREAWRDQLTHGTRVVVINAEKLLVRFYNRMGFDVIDNSQFVHPLLGTDSICMSMRADPETDNHFADLFATVDTPIDREHWVDACKRTSPVECLVSSNSTADLASF, encoded by the coding sequence ATGCCTGTTTGTGCTGTAGCCGAAGCATCACGTTCTCACATCAAAACACTTTGTCTGAATGAATCACAAGATCTAAAAATCGTTCGTGTCTTTGGCACCGTTAACGACGTGTTCACGCAACTGCGAAAGGTTCGCGGCGGCACCGATTCGAGTCCCTGTGAATTCGATTTCGATTCCTACAGCTACCACTACGGATTGTTCGTCAACGATCAAGCCGTCGGCACAATGACCGTCACCCGCGCGGCCGATGGAATCATTGACTGCGAAGACCTCTACCCCGGTGATGCGATCCAGCGGTATCGCCAAGTGTTGGCTTCGCCCTGCAAATTCCGCATCAACAGTGGCATGCATTCGACTCTTCGCACGCTCCGATTGATGCTGCGTGAAGCTTGGCGAGACCAACTCACCCACGGCACCCGAGTCGTCGTCATCAACGCCGAAAAGTTGCTCGTTCGGTTTTATAACAGGATGGGTTTCGATGTCATCGACAACTCGCAGTTCGTACACCCGTTACTCGGCACCGATAGCATCTGCATGTCGATGAGAGCCGATCCTGAAACCGACAACCATTTTGCGGATCTATTCGCCACAGTGGACACCCCAATCGATCGCGAGCACTGGGTCGATGCGTGCAAACGAACATCACCCGTCGAATGTCTCGTTTCCTCGAATAGCACAGCCGATCTGGCCTCGTTCTAA